TTAATATATATctctttttcactgttttttttttttttccctttagtactcaggattgaacccccaggggtgatttaccactgagcaaaaagccctttttaaatttaatttgagacagggtctcaataagttgctgaggatggcctcaaactcctgcttctgcttccagagttgctggatcACAAGAGGGCACCATAGCCATtactttccatctttttttatCTATGTATACCTGTGAATCGTAAGTGTGTCTACTGTAGACAGTGTGTAGTTTAATCTTATTTATCTAGTGTGACAATCTCTGTCTTttgatttgcttatttattccATTTCCATTTAATGTTAATGAACTTTGTCTGTAATTTACTTTGTCTCAtgtcttttctccctcttcctttacTGATTCTGCATGTATTAAGTGGATATTTGCTACTATAATATgttaattctaattatttttcattatagttttCTTCATGGTTACTCTTGGACTTACTCTATACAATTTGTCTACCAAAAACTACTTCAAAATTCATACTTAATTTCAGTGAGATATGAAGATgttattctctatttcttctttgttgtgctgatatttttaaacatcatatCAAATTACGTCATAAAACTGACAATATATTGTAAGAATTGCTTTATGCAAATTTTGGaaagtttctatttctttgtctccAAGGTCATTGATCTTTTATTCTTCAGTACAGTCTACCATGAATCTCACCtcacattttgtacatttgacaTCTCAGATGCTTTtatctttggaattttgattgtgATCTTTTATGTGTCTCATGAACATTTGGAATAAATTTATGAACACTGTCTTAATGTCATTGTCTGCTTATTCTAATATCTGTGTGAAGCCCAGTGTTTTCCTGGCAGCTGGATGTCAGGGCTGCCCTCTCTTCCCCCACTCTACTTCCCACACCCTGCACTCCACAACACATGAGTACATTTGTCTCTTCACTAAACAAGATGCTAGGATCATAGGCCCTATATTTCAAGCAATAAATGTCTAAATTAGATTCTGCTTTATAAATCCACAAGTTTGGATTGGAGCAATCACTAGGATTACTAGAACTAAGGGCAGGGAAAAGGGACAGGtgattagaaaaaacaaaaacttaacagGAATCTATCTATGATGAGAAATTATAAAGTCCCTCTTTTCTGCTAATCCCCAAAATCTGGTTCATTTAAGAAGGTTAGGAAGTGGATGGGAAGTACAATACAAGGAACACTTCTAAAAGGAGGGCAAGAGCTGTATAAATCTGAAAATTCATCTCTTGATGTCACAAATTTCCTGTGTGCAAGGGCTGGCTGAACCTTGTAAGGGTAacattatagtttggatctgaaatttcCTTCAAAAGTTCATGTTAAAGCCTGGTTCCCAGCATGTGGTTCTATTGGAAGATGGTGGGAAAAATATGAGGTGGAGCCTTGTGCGAGGTTTCAGTTATTGGGGTTGTGCCCTCAAAGGATGTCATGTGGCCAtggtttcttctctcttttgttcCTCTGCTAGGTGCTGCCACCATGACATGCTGCTTTGCCAAAGGTCTAAAAGCAATGGGGAcaattgatcatggactgaaatctcaaACTATTAGCCAAAAATCCTTTCCTCTTGTAAGGtgattatcttgggtatttttttttttttttttacagtaatggaaaactgacttaGACAATGAGAGGACAAACAAGAGGGACTAGATGCTTAGGGATAGGCTGGTATCCACATTTTCTCACATTATACTCCTTGGGACACAGACATGTAAGTTTTTAGGGGCCAGTTGCAGAAAGAGAATTTAGGAGCTTCCCGAAATCTCAATGTTGGGGGCACTTGAACAAATCTTGTATTTCTCAGTCCCATACAAGGCAGCTAtctcacactaaaaaaaaaaaaaaaaaaaaaaaaaaaaaaatcaaaaccaaattcaTATCATTCACCGTAAGTGGTGACACTCTGAATAGCCCACCATATACTAAAAATGTACAAATCCAGAGAATCCCCATAAACTAGGAGTCTTCCCttgccctccctcctcttccactTCAAGCCCTCCATGGTCTCACCTTTCAAGCCAGGAGAAATACATCAGAAGCGTGGGAACTGTCACTGCCTGGGGCAGTGCAAAAAGGGCCCATAACAGTTGTGGCTAAAACAGGAATTATGGGGTTGGGTGATCTTCCCCATGGGCTCCTGTCTACACTGTCCCCAACGGTCTCAGAGATCAATTCCCTGCATACTTAACAGGCGGCCTGAGTGTAGCTACCTCCTTCTCCACCTGGGGGAAGAAAACATCCTGTGAGAAGCCAGGGTTGATCATGAGTCATGAGGTTCTAAAGGAATTAGCAAATCCTGAACCCTGGGGCAATTTCTAGAATTATGACTTCAGATCAGGAGCAGGATCAGGAGCCATGAGGAAAGACGAGGtaaagagatgaggaaactgtctTCCTGGAAGGTACCTCATCAGGGACCTTCCTCTGTTACCTGCTACTGCTGGGAATCAGATtcccatcatcaccatcaccagggTGATAAACTTTTCTTTTACATTCATATGCTTTAATAAGaggctccaggggctggggttgtggctcaggggtagggcacttgccttgcatgcaggaggcactgagttcaatccccaacaccacataaaaaaactaaataaacaaaataaaggtattgtgtccatctacaactaaaaatagagaaaaaaaaagaggcctcAGGCAAACAAGGCCTCAGGGTGGATAAGAACATGTGTGTGGATGGTACTTCCTATTAACACAGGACACCTTTCTACCTACATTTGAAATCCCCTCATGGGACAAGAACTCTGACCCCACTCCTTCCCTACctgcattctttttcttccacATAATAGTACTGACCACAGTTTCAGTGACCACAACTCCAAGGAGAACTGGGCCAGTGATGATTCCCATGGTGGGGATGATGGACTGGGCAGACTGctctgggaaaggaaggaaagctgAGGGgccctattatggtttggatagtgTTTGTCCTCCTGGGTTCATTGGAAGTTTGGTTCCCAGTATGGTAGTGTTGTGGTGGTGGGATCTTTAGGAAGTAGTGCCTattgggaggtccttaggtcactgagGGTCTGCTCTCATAGGACCTTTAGTTCTCTAGAGGACAAATTACTAAAAGAATCTCTCTCCTTTCTATGGCTTCTAGTCTTGCCAtgtgatttctctctcttgtacTAACTCCTACCATTCTGGTGCCATCTGCTATGAGGTTGTCACCAGAACCCAACTTATGCTGGTGCCATGCCTGTGAATCTCCAGAATAAACTTCTTTACTTTATTAAATACCCATCTTCAGGTATTTCACTGTAGGAAAATTGACCTATTCATGCCCTGATGTCTAGCTGTCATCCCTGATTCTGCTGAGGGTCTCCAGAATGGCTCCTGTTTGCCCCAATGACAGATCTGTGCCCTCAtccccctccttaccccatcTCAGAGTGAGGGCTCAGACAGCCCATGATAGTGCACATGGCATGTGTATCTCTGCTCCTCTCCAGCAGGTACCTTCACAGCTGCCCACTTCTGGAAGTTTCCATCCCCTGCAGGTCCCCACAAGCTCCATGTCTTGCATCTGGTCCTCCCCACTGCAGCCAGGTCAGGGTGATCTTCCTAGGATAGAAGCCAAGGGCCCATACCTCAGGATGACTTCATTGTCAGAGATGGGGTGGTAGGTCACATGTGTCTTTGGGGGCATTGTAGAAATAtcaggaaattaaaacattttgcaTTATCTCCCTTGGGCTACTGAAGAAGAATTCTTCTGATCATCCTAATAAGTGATGGGACAATTAAGATGGGAAAGAGTGTAAAACCTAGCCACTAGCCAGTCCTCAGTTATCTGGGATAATATTCCCATTCTTTGGACAGTTCTAGAAGCAGGGTGAGACAGCCCAGGATGAGGTGCCAAGTTTGTGAGAGGGACCTAGAGTTGTGACCTGAGTGAAGTTCCAGGGATTGGAAAAACTGGAGTCAGACCTCCAAAGACACTGCTTTGGGGGCAGAGAACAAAGCATGAGAGAAGTCCCTCTGTAATGCCTAAGGTTGCTGCCAGAGTCAAAGGGAACTGCTGGTCAGTTATTTCTGGGACTGTCCAATCCAGGAGAGTGTGAAGGAAAGGTAGAAGGGCCTAGGCAGCCAGAGCAAGATGACAAGTGAGGAAGGAGATCAGGGTAGGGCCAAaacaaaggagcatggagagggtcttctgatgaggtcaacttcctggTTAAGGAAAGTGGACACAAGCAGGGGACCCAATTAGACAGATACTTCCTTACTCCTCCTTCCAAGTGGGGGGTCCAATAGAAAACCTAAAACAGACACGAGGACAGAGGGGGCATCAATCAATAATATTGAGGAGAACGTGGACAGGGAAGGAGATAAGGACAGGAGGAAATTTCAGAGACCATAAAAAGatcagaccccccccccccaaacacacacctgGTTCCCAGCTCTGAGGCCCTTTCGCTTTGAGAAGTCTCTGTAGCTTTTGTAATAAACTCGCTGcttgcttgctatctctgtgtTCTGTTcgtcaattctttgctgaattaGACAacgaacccagcacccctagatGGTAACAACTGGACCCTTAAGTCATCTCCGAGAGTAATACTCTCTAGTACAGTATTCGGAAACCCAGGCGGATTCCATCCTTTCTGGATTCAGGGGAGAGCGATATTCTAGCATTGGCCCAATTTTACTCCCCTTCTGGGGGGAAGGCAGGCAGTGACATCGGCAGATCATGGAGATACCCTCAGCCCCATGGTACCTGCGCACTGTAGCTTCTCCTTACCGTACTGCAGGTATCTGCGGAGCCACTCCACGCACTCCTCCTAGAGGTAGGCCCTACAGCGATAATCCTCACTGGATGCCTCCCATTAGCGCTGGGTAATCTGAGCCGCTGTGTCCGCGCAGTCCAGGAGCGCAGGTCCTCTTTCAGCTCATTGTAATCCACCAAAGTAGGCGTCCTGACAGTACCCGCGGAGGAGGCGCAGGTGCCGCCCCAGGATGCAGCCACGGAGAGTCTGGTAGGTATGAGCTCCTGGCACCGCCACTCTTGTCGGTCCGGCCCCACGGACTTTCCCCGCGTGACACTGAGGGGCGGTGATTGATCAGAGCCTTTTCCCAACGAAATCGAAAACCCAACTGGAGTGAATCCCTGGGGCTTTCCCCAGGTCTACGTGACCCGCGAGTCCCGCAGCCTTAGGGTGAAGCTGGGCCATTCCGACCCGTTCATGGAGAATGAGGGTGTCTCGTGTCCTTCGCTCTGGGCCCGGGTCACTTACCTGTGTCGCTCTGGTCTAGCCGAGCAGGTTGTTTAGAATCACTCAGAAAGGCTTGTGCACTGCGCTTGACGATCCATGTGTTCCGGTCCCAGTACTCAGGTCCCACCTGCTCCATCCACGGCACCCGCGGCTCTGCCCTGGGATTCACCACGTCGCTAGCGAAGTGGCCAAATATTTAAGTCATCCACGTAGTGGATGGAGATGTACCAGGCCTCCCCGCCGCAGGGCCAGGACACAGCCACGGGAAGTGGAGTGGGAGAAGAAGGGAGTGGTGGGAGCCTGAAGACAGGCAGCAGCTGAGATGCTCCTCCCGGCACTGGACCCGGGGATCCCACGTTAGTCGGATAGGAAGGGCGGGCGCTGGAGCCCGTGGGACTAAAAAGGGGGCGGAAGGATAAGGCGACCAGGCAGCAGGgaatgaggtgggaggatcaaGACAAGGAGCGGTGCGGGTGGGGAGGGTCTGGATCTCCGTGCAACCGCTACCAAGGCAAGATTTCCCCGGGTCAAGTGTCCCGGCTGGACTGTGCCCTCGCCCCTCCCCTAACAGAGGCCATTTCCCTTTAGACCTTGAACTCACCAGGTCTCGGTTAAGGCCAGGGTCTGagagagcagcaggaggagggtttGCAGAGCCGGGACCCCCATCCTTGGGGTCTGGAGGATCTGAGTCTCTGCGGGTCTGTGGGAACTCTATAACCCAGAACCGCAGCGATGCCGATTGGCTTCTCTGGAAACCCAACACGCAATGGGAGCGAGAACTGGGACCGCGTCATGCGTGTCCAGGCAGAGGGACTAGAAACGGGTTTGGGAAAGGAGAAGTGAAACTCCTGGAGGTCGGGAATCCCCAGTGTATGGCTTCTCTAACCCCGCCACCGTTCTAGGATTAGAGAGTGGTTAGAAATTAGTGTGGATTCCCAAAATAATTGTTTACGTGGACATATTAAAGGTTAAAAT
Above is a genomic segment from Urocitellus parryii isolate mUroPar1 chromosome 8, mUroPar1.hap1, whole genome shotgun sequence containing:
- the LOC113200798 gene encoding uncharacterized protein LOC113200798, coding for MGVPALQTLLLLLSQTLALTETCDVVNPRAEPRVPWMEQVGPEYWDRNTWIVKRSAQAFLSDSKQPARLDQSDTVSRGESPWGRTDKSGGARSSYLPDSPWLHPGAAPAPPPRVLSGRLLWWITMS